A section of the Leptotrichia sp. HSP-342 genome encodes:
- a CDS encoding DUF2278 family protein, with protein MEKYVMFRGKVIDKWYDFDKRAHYHIVAMDDEGKRFDLAVNIGSIYEKMNEIVSSNLKVYYDENYNCRKRIVRKMLSQKNGITECHKDLYLDYIRMKLFPHEKMIQMKGFDIKSVYLTGIIEKNVVQAMNNDDYEVIAFGRLYANGKGLHDIHMNQGSTDKFRKNDASYSDGGLFFRNRRDDKITAVFIAFITQSLNMPESV; from the coding sequence ATGGAAAAATATGTGATGTTTAGAGGAAAAGTTATAGATAAATGGTACGACTTTGATAAAAGGGCACATTATCATATTGTAGCGATGGATGATGAGGGGAAAAGATTTGATTTGGCGGTTAATATTGGAAGTATTTATGAGAAGATGAATGAAATTGTTTCTTCCAATTTGAAGGTTTATTATGATGAGAATTATAATTGCCGAAAGAGGATTGTCCGTAAAATGCTGTCACAAAAAAATGGCATTACAGAATGTCACAAGGATTTATATCTGGATTATATTAGAATGAAACTTTTTCCACACGAAAAGATGATACAGATGAAGGGGTTTGATATAAAAAGCGTTTATTTGACCGGAATTATTGAAAAGAATGTTGTGCAGGCTATGAATAATGATGATTATGAAGTGATTGCGTTTGGAAGGCTTTATGCGAATGGGAAAGGGTTGCATGATATTCATATGAATCAAGGAAGTACAGATAAATTTAGGAAAAATGATGCTTCGTATTCTGATGGAGGGTTGTTTTTTAGAAATAGACGAGATGATAAGATTACAGCTGTATTTATTGCATTTATTACTCAAAGTTTAAATATGCCTGAAAGTGTTTAG